A part of Amycolatopsis camponoti genomic DNA contains:
- a CDS encoding EF-hand domain-containing protein, which yields MASDFQRRKISGIFGAMDADDDGYLTESDFRALTARWLDLRGTDGSTPEGEKLAAIMMGWWATLRDASDRDRDGKVSLDEVLSVVDELPKMPGAVTGTADAMFEAVDENGDGAISAAEYRRMIEAWSGTGVPTAEVFALLDTDGDGRLSHDEFTGHWYEFWAGDDPAAPGSAVFGRV from the coding sequence ATGGCCAGTGACTTCCAGCGACGCAAGATCTCCGGCATTTTCGGCGCGATGGACGCCGACGACGACGGCTACCTGACCGAGTCCGACTTCCGGGCGCTCACGGCGAGGTGGCTCGACCTCCGCGGCACCGACGGCAGCACGCCCGAAGGGGAGAAGCTCGCCGCCATCATGATGGGCTGGTGGGCGACGCTGCGTGACGCGTCCGACCGCGACCGCGACGGCAAGGTCTCCCTCGACGAAGTCCTGAGCGTCGTCGACGAGCTGCCGAAGATGCCCGGTGCGGTCACCGGGACCGCCGACGCGATGTTCGAAGCGGTGGACGAAAACGGGGACGGCGCGATCTCGGCGGCGGAGTACCGCCGGATGATCGAGGCCTGGAGCGGCACCGGCGTCCCGACGGCCGAGGTGTTCGCCTTGCTGGACACCGACGGCGACGGCCGCCTCTCGCACGACGAGTTCACCGGCCACTGGTACGAGTTCTGGGCGGGCGACGACCCGGCGGCCCCGGGGAGTGCGGTCTTCGGCCGGGTCTGA
- a CDS encoding S1 family peptidase produces the protein MGFERERRRWRVRLHDELGRVCGAGTVLDEYHVLTSAHVVETAGGPRSALSVDFVGLAEAMPGTATVVEGCWVPSDGGGRGDLAVLRLDRPESRVFRAPLHRMPIGEHQLVRAFGFPPGSVGRWTHARLGGPEHPGGPGGEWVRLFRTAEAEPLGPGFGGTAVLDEATGHLVGVVVGKDTGTWMIPVETMLGHLPQLSIWTSGSPAVDASFSRPVGEAVDVSFVQRVADWFAKAEPGTVWVVDTGEAGSPVAAALRFGIVLADRERSLGVSGLPPALGQMPPAGSVDLAVDATGRTADAVRHRIADRLTTGVAGRTLVIDAIDDSAEPDRLVGEVLAPLAGRAAELGIRLLLGFREESSPGVAAVQAGTLGARPARDDLAGRLDVLTQSVEELAEIEAYQLRVATRFTGVAMLPARAQRLRGALKQLRSAEVDGDAEWVEKHIDGHEHAVAPAVEDGRRQRAVLDGLVARREELRARLAADNELTREHGLDGDPELEQAYTPAKRLLIDGPCELTAAATAVDTYAAAVRARIEDRG, from the coding sequence ATGGGGTTCGAGCGTGAGCGACGACGCTGGCGGGTCCGGCTGCACGACGAACTCGGCCGGGTGTGCGGTGCGGGCACGGTGCTGGACGAGTACCACGTCCTCACGAGCGCGCACGTCGTCGAAACCGCCGGGGGACCGCGGTCCGCGCTGAGCGTCGACTTCGTCGGCCTGGCCGAGGCGATGCCCGGCACGGCCACCGTCGTCGAAGGCTGCTGGGTGCCCTCCGACGGCGGCGGGCGCGGCGATCTCGCCGTGCTCCGCCTCGATCGTCCCGAATCCCGCGTCTTCCGGGCGCCGCTGCACCGCATGCCGATCGGCGAGCACCAGCTCGTGCGCGCCTTCGGCTTCCCGCCCGGCTCGGTCGGCCGCTGGACCCACGCCCGGCTCGGCGGCCCCGAGCACCCCGGCGGCCCCGGCGGCGAGTGGGTCCGGCTGTTCCGCACCGCCGAAGCCGAACCGCTCGGCCCCGGCTTCGGAGGCACGGCGGTGCTCGACGAGGCGACCGGCCACCTCGTCGGCGTGGTCGTCGGCAAGGACACCGGCACCTGGATGATCCCGGTCGAGACCATGCTCGGGCACCTGCCGCAGCTGAGCATCTGGACCTCGGGCAGCCCGGCCGTGGACGCCAGCTTTTCGCGGCCCGTCGGGGAAGCCGTCGACGTCTCCTTCGTGCAGCGCGTCGCCGACTGGTTCGCCAAGGCCGAGCCCGGCACGGTCTGGGTCGTCGACACCGGCGAGGCCGGGTCGCCCGTCGCCGCGGCCCTGCGGTTCGGGATCGTCCTCGCCGACCGCGAACGCTCCCTCGGCGTGTCCGGCCTGCCGCCCGCCCTGGGCCAGATGCCGCCGGCGGGCAGCGTCGACCTCGCCGTCGACGCCACCGGCCGCACCGCCGACGCCGTCCGCCACCGGATCGCCGACCGGCTCACGACCGGCGTCGCGGGCCGCACCCTCGTCATCGACGCGATCGACGACTCCGCCGAACCCGACCGGCTCGTCGGTGAGGTGCTGGCCCCGCTCGCCGGCCGCGCGGCCGAGCTCGGCATCCGCCTGCTGCTCGGGTTCCGGGAAGAGTCCTCGCCCGGCGTCGCGGCGGTCCAGGCGGGCACCCTCGGGGCCCGCCCGGCGCGGGACGACCTCGCGGGCCGTCTCGACGTGTTGACGCAGTCCGTGGAGGAGCTCGCCGAGATCGAGGCGTACCAGCTGCGCGTGGCGACCCGGTTCACCGGCGTCGCGATGCTGCCGGCCCGCGCCCAGCGGCTGCGCGGGGCGCTGAAGCAGCTGCGCTCGGCCGAGGTCGACGGCGACGCGGAGTGGGTCGAGAAGCACATCGACGGCCACGAGCACGCGGTCGCCCCGGCGGTCGAGGACGGCCGCCGCCAGCGCGCGGTGCTCGACGGCCTGGTCGCCCGCCGCGAGGAACTGCGTGCGCGTTTGGCGGCGGACAACGAGCTGACCCGCGAGCACGGCCTCGACGGCGACCCGGAGCTGGAGCAGGCGTACACGCCGGCGAAGAGACTGCTGATCGACGGCCCGTGCGAGCTGACGGCGGCGGCCACGGCGGTCGACACGTACGCGGCGGCGGTCCGGGCCCGCATCGAGGACCGCGGCTGA
- a CDS encoding TetR/AcrR family transcriptional regulator: protein MSGGTKQKLFEATLRLSKSRGLVGLTVDDIAAEAGVAKGTVYYNFGSKDGLVDGLLRYGVDTLAERLRLAVSDADPLDVIEAQVDVTLEFIAQYPGFSQILVSELWRTPGQWHGTLSLLREEIISIVKGQLSRLESAGRLPEGVQIPTAAAGLFGTMLVVALDWQVFGPQRTRAEVREAVMVLIRGLGRR from the coding sequence GTGAGCGGCGGGACGAAGCAGAAGCTCTTCGAGGCCACGCTGCGGCTTTCGAAGAGCCGGGGCCTGGTCGGCCTGACGGTGGACGACATCGCCGCCGAAGCGGGCGTCGCGAAGGGCACGGTCTACTACAACTTCGGGTCGAAGGACGGCCTGGTCGACGGGCTCCTGCGGTACGGGGTGGACACGCTCGCCGAGCGGCTTCGTCTCGCGGTGTCCGACGCGGATCCGCTCGACGTGATCGAGGCGCAGGTCGACGTGACTTTGGAGTTCATCGCCCAGTACCCGGGGTTTTCGCAGATCCTGGTGAGCGAGCTGTGGCGGACGCCGGGCCAGTGGCACGGCACGCTTTCGTTGCTGCGCGAGGAGATCATCTCGATCGTGAAGGGCCAGCTGTCGCGGCTGGAGTCGGCCGGCCGGCTGCCGGAGGGAGTGCAGATCCCGACGGCGGCGGCCGGGCTGTTCGGCACGATGCTGGTGGTGGCGCTGGACTGGCAGGTGTTCGGGCCGCAGCGAACGCGGGCCGAGGTGCGGGAAGCGGTGATGGTGCTGATCCGTGGCTTGGGTCGCCGCTGA
- a CDS encoding YhgE/Pip domain-containing protein has translation MNAFRIARNELRRLSTGTMPKLALVALVLVPLLYASFYLYANYDPYGRLDKLPAAVFTSDTGAKDASGQQRNVGREVTDELTKSGTFQWHEVSEQEARDGVRDDKYSFAIGIPSGFSAALLSVGNFQPQQATITLTTNDANNYLSGTIAKQVAEQVRKTIAEKVGSEAADRFLVGFSTIYAKIQEASTGAAQLADGATQLKSGQQKLADGAAKLADGSSTLATGLGTLKSGTASLPSQTQQLASGASQVAAGDQKVADAASVAATASSDIQGKLDSYRSQLQTDLRDAGVPEAQVQAILAKADQLRSPVDQANSKIQQANGDLAKLADGARQVSDGAAKLAAASPQLASGIAQASDGANQLKDGASQLSDGEKTAVNGTNQLADGAVKLRDGLSAGLKEIPNPDDPTRSATANTIADPVAVNANGEASAGTYGAGLAPFFISLATWIGAFVLFLILRPLSTRALTAGAAPFRVAVGGWLSSALLGVAQVIVLFGAVTWLVGIHIAHPLGAIGFAVLVSLTFTSVVHALNAFFGAVGKFLGLVLLVLQLVSAGGTFPWQTIPDALYPLHVVLPMGYAIDGFRHLFYSGATVQILGDIGVLLAYLVGGILVSTLAARKRRVWTVSALKPELSL, from the coding sequence ATGAACGCCTTCCGGATCGCGCGCAACGAGCTGCGCCGCCTCTCCACCGGCACGATGCCCAAGCTCGCGCTGGTCGCGCTCGTGCTGGTGCCGCTGCTCTACGCGTCCTTCTACCTCTACGCGAACTACGACCCGTACGGCAGGCTCGACAAGCTGCCCGCCGCCGTCTTCACCAGCGACACCGGTGCGAAGGACGCGAGCGGCCAGCAGCGCAACGTCGGCCGCGAGGTGACCGACGAGCTGACCAAGTCCGGCACCTTCCAGTGGCACGAGGTGTCCGAGCAGGAGGCCCGTGACGGCGTCCGCGACGACAAGTACTCCTTCGCGATCGGCATCCCCAGCGGCTTCTCCGCCGCGCTGCTCTCGGTCGGCAACTTCCAGCCGCAGCAGGCGACGATCACGCTGACCACCAACGACGCCAACAACTACCTGTCCGGCACCATCGCGAAGCAGGTCGCCGAGCAGGTGCGCAAGACGATCGCGGAGAAGGTCGGCAGCGAGGCCGCGGACCGGTTCCTGGTCGGCTTCTCCACGATCTACGCCAAGATCCAGGAAGCCTCGACCGGCGCGGCCCAGCTCGCCGACGGCGCCACCCAGCTCAAGTCGGGTCAGCAGAAGCTGGCCGACGGCGCGGCGAAGCTCGCGGACGGCTCGTCGACGCTGGCGACCGGCCTCGGCACGCTCAAGAGCGGCACCGCTTCCCTGCCTTCGCAGACGCAGCAGCTCGCCAGCGGTGCTTCGCAGGTGGCGGCCGGGGACCAGAAGGTCGCCGACGCGGCTTCGGTCGCCGCGACGGCGTCGTCCGACATCCAGGGCAAGCTCGACTCCTACCGCAGCCAGCTGCAGACCGACCTGCGCGACGCCGGCGTCCCGGAGGCGCAGGTGCAGGCGATCCTCGCGAAGGCCGACCAGCTGCGCTCCCCCGTCGACCAGGCGAACAGCAAGATCCAGCAGGCCAACGGCGACCTCGCGAAGCTGGCCGACGGCGCCCGCCAGGTGTCCGACGGCGCGGCCAAGCTCGCCGCGGCGTCGCCGCAGCTGGCGAGCGGCATCGCGCAGGCGTCCGACGGCGCGAACCAGCTGAAGGATGGTGCGTCCCAGCTCAGCGACGGCGAGAAGACCGCGGTCAACGGCACCAATCAGCTGGCGGACGGCGCGGTGAAGCTGCGTGACGGGCTTTCGGCCGGGCTCAAGGAAATCCCGAACCCGGACGACCCGACCCGCTCGGCGACGGCCAACACCATCGCCGACCCGGTGGCGGTGAACGCCAACGGCGAGGCGTCCGCGGGGACGTACGGCGCCGGTCTCGCACCGTTCTTCATCTCGCTGGCCACCTGGATCGGCGCGTTCGTGCTGTTCCTGATCCTGCGGCCGCTTTCGACCCGGGCGCTGACCGCGGGCGCGGCGCCGTTCCGGGTCGCGGTGGGCGGCTGGCTGTCGTCGGCGCTGCTCGGCGTCGCGCAGGTGATCGTGCTGTTCGGCGCGGTGACGTGGCTGGTCGGCATCCACATCGCGCACCCGCTGGGCGCGATCGGCTTCGCCGTCCTCGTGTCGCTGACGTTCACGTCGGTGGTGCACGCGCTCAACGCGTTCTTCGGCGCGGTCGGGAAGTTCCTCGGGCTGGTGCTGCTGGTGCTGCAGCTGGTCAGCGCGGGCGGGACGTTCCCGTGGCAGACCATCCCGGACGCGCTGTACCCGCTGCACGTGGTGCTGCCGATGGGCTACGCGATCGACGGCTTCCGCCACCTGTTCTACAGTGGCGCCACTGTGCAGATCCTGGGCGACATCGGCGTGTTGCTGGCCTACCTGGTGGGCGGGATCCTCGTGTCCACGCTGGCCGCGCGCAAACGTCGCGTTTGGACGGTGTCCGCGCTCAAGCCCGAGCTGAGCCTGTGA
- a CDS encoding ABC transporter ATP-binding protein, translating to MQVRADRVSLEGHHGPLLPPTSLTVGEGDLAIVHGEPGVGVTAFGLALAGRLKPTTGTVHAEGTDTALPELVAVVDAPGVSEPDDALPLRVVVGEELALAHRPAGKEDVARWLAGHDAAPFAGTRFENLAPVLRTRLLTELAAEREGVRLLVLDTPDRHTSDVESWAGLAREQAERGFAVVVLAATTPLSALPFTPARLGSAEQPEPQHHAPEPTPTEELPASTDEVTE from the coding sequence GTGCAGGTCCGCGCCGATCGGGTGTCCCTCGAAGGACACCACGGCCCCTTGTTACCGCCCACCTCGCTGACCGTCGGCGAGGGCGACCTGGCGATCGTGCACGGCGAACCCGGCGTCGGCGTCACCGCGTTCGGCCTGGCGCTGGCCGGGCGGCTGAAGCCGACCACCGGCACGGTGCACGCCGAGGGCACCGACACCGCGCTGCCCGAGCTCGTCGCGGTCGTCGACGCCCCCGGCGTCAGCGAGCCCGACGACGCCCTCCCCCTGCGCGTCGTCGTCGGCGAGGAGCTGGCGCTGGCCCACCGCCCGGCGGGCAAGGAAGACGTCGCCCGCTGGCTCGCCGGCCACGACGCGGCGCCGTTCGCGGGCACGCGGTTCGAGAACCTCGCCCCGGTCCTGCGCACGCGGCTGCTGACCGAGCTGGCCGCCGAACGCGAGGGCGTCCGGCTGCTCGTCCTCGACACCCCCGACCGGCACACCAGCGACGTCGAAAGCTGGGCGGGGCTGGCGCGCGAGCAGGCCGAGCGCGGCTTCGCCGTCGTCGTGCTCGCCGCGACGACCCCGCTGTCCGCCCTCCCCTTCACGCCCGCGCGCCTCGGCTCGGCCGAGCAGCCCGAGCCGCAGCACCACGCCCCCGAACCCACCCCCACCGAAGAGCTCCCCGCGAGCACTGACGAGGTCACCGAATGA
- a CDS encoding GNAT family N-acetyltransferase: protein MDIAEPLLAAHRARFAAVDALLPPAAPPAEGQRLDVATADGTRITGVLQRHRSAPGDVTMLWAAADVRQLFPYFGATGTEGVDLLLRALKGVLEAEEIGDDSSCVVLWPSRDAEAIRAFLDHGLVPLSAVGVRTAPPVGAAPAVAVRRARPDDFAAALELAAATFDYTGLVAAPRRANTAELLAPALRDALAEDEPAVWLAEEDGEIRAVAHCAWIDATPGSEAAELLPPGRWGYVNNVVTAPGERGGGFGRALMAHVHRELHRGGASRTYLYYNPTNPLASVFWHRQGYRPLWTSWEVRPASALR, encoded by the coding sequence ATGGACATCGCCGAGCCGCTGCTCGCCGCCCACCGCGCGCGCTTCGCGGCGGTCGACGCGCTGCTGCCGCCCGCCGCGCCCCCGGCCGAGGGACAGCGGCTGGACGTCGCGACCGCGGACGGCACCCGGATCACCGGGGTGCTGCAGCGGCACCGCTCGGCGCCCGGCGACGTCACGATGCTGTGGGCGGCCGCCGACGTCCGGCAGCTCTTCCCGTACTTCGGCGCCACCGGCACCGAGGGCGTCGACCTCCTGCTCCGCGCGCTCAAGGGCGTGCTGGAGGCGGAGGAGATCGGCGACGACTCGTCGTGCGTCGTCCTCTGGCCCAGCCGGGACGCCGAGGCGATCCGCGCCTTCCTCGACCACGGTCTCGTCCCGCTCTCCGCGGTCGGCGTGCGCACGGCGCCCCCGGTCGGGGCGGCCCCGGCGGTCGCCGTCCGCCGCGCCCGGCCGGACGACTTCGCCGCGGCGCTGGAGCTGGCCGCGGCGACGTTCGACTACACCGGCCTGGTGGCCGCGCCCCGCCGGGCGAACACGGCCGAGCTGCTGGCCCCCGCGTTGCGCGACGCGCTGGCCGAGGACGAACCGGCGGTGTGGCTGGCCGAGGAGGACGGTGAGATCCGCGCCGTCGCGCACTGCGCGTGGATCGACGCGACCCCGGGGAGCGAGGCGGCCGAGCTGCTCCCGCCGGGGCGCTGGGGTTACGTGAACAACGTGGTGACGGCACCCGGCGAGCGCGGCGGCGGCTTCGGCCGGGCGCTGATGGCCCACGTGCACCGGGAGCTGCACCGGGGCGGGGCGAGCAGGACGTACCTCTACTACAACCCGACGAACCCGCTGGCCTCGGTGTTCTGGCACCGGCAGGGCTACCGTCCACTGTGGACCAGCTGGGAGGTGCGCCCGGCGTCGGCGCTCCGCTGA
- a CDS encoding GNAT family N-acetyltransferase: MNPLEKEQNARFAALDPLLPPIAAPPSAASEPLVVTAGGHRAGGLLTHVVHAPGAWPALWGPLEIWDLTAVPGDSGAAGLTALLGAWRDRMRGTRPEPDSGCTLAWPSRDAEASAVLLAHGFAPMTCLAVRPPEPPADAGPSRVTVRRAGDGDVEALTDLRVAEWRYTSLVGTAVPRPGARALLRAEVVRALRFSGLVWLAEDDGVPVGLASCALASPAPGDGIHGRLRPGRWGYVDTLSVAPGARGGGVGRALMAVAHRELLRPELRGTFLFYHPANPLSPVFWHRQGYRPLWTMWIRRPAWS; this comes from the coding sequence GTGAACCCCCTGGAAAAGGAGCAGAACGCCCGGTTCGCCGCGCTCGACCCGCTGCTGCCGCCGATCGCCGCCCCGCCGTCGGCGGCCAGCGAGCCGCTCGTGGTGACCGCCGGCGGGCACCGGGCGGGCGGCCTGCTGACGCACGTGGTGCACGCGCCGGGGGCGTGGCCCGCGCTGTGGGGCCCGCTGGAGATCTGGGACCTGACCGCGGTACCGGGCGACAGCGGCGCGGCGGGCCTGACCGCGCTGCTGGGGGCGTGGCGCGACCGGATGCGCGGCACGCGGCCCGAGCCGGACTCCGGCTGCACGCTGGCCTGGCCGAGCCGTGACGCCGAAGCGTCGGCGGTCCTGCTGGCGCACGGCTTCGCGCCGATGACGTGCCTGGCCGTGCGGCCCCCGGAGCCGCCCGCGGACGCGGGGCCGTCGCGGGTCACCGTCCGCCGCGCGGGCGACGGCGACGTCGAGGCCCTGACCGACCTGCGCGTGGCGGAATGGCGCTACACGTCGCTGGTCGGCACCGCGGTGCCGCGCCCCGGCGCGCGGGCGCTGCTGCGCGCGGAGGTCGTCCGCGCGCTGCGCTTCAGCGGCCTGGTCTGGCTGGCGGAGGACGACGGCGTGCCGGTCGGCCTGGCTTCGTGCGCACTGGCCTCGCCCGCACCGGGCGACGGCATCCACGGCCGGCTGCGGCCGGGCCGCTGGGGATACGTCGACACGCTGTCGGTCGCGCCCGGCGCGCGGGGCGGCGGCGTCGGCCGGGCGCTGATGGCGGTGGCCCATCGCGAGCTGCTCCGGCCGGAGCTGCGCGGTACGTTCCTCTTCTACCACCCGGCGAACCCGCTCTCGCCGGTATTCTGGCACCGGCAGGGCTATCGTCCACTGTGGACGATGTGGATCCGGCGCCCCGCCTGGTCCTGA
- a CDS encoding class I SAM-dependent methyltransferase, whose amino-acid sequence MPPEEPPAPGRHEAAEHRLGTTAVAYREVGGPEAAAANLAWWDADADDYQAEHGGFLGDADFVWCPEGVREADARLLGDVRGKRVLEVGCGQAACSRWLAAQGARPVATDLSAGMLRHAREGNERTGAGIPLVQANAEYLPLASGSFDAACSAFGAIPFVASVDAVFAEVHRVLRPGAPWVFSVTHPMRWIFPDDPGPQGLTVTQPYFDRTPYVEVDDDGTATYVEYHHTLGDYVRALASAGFTLTDLVEPEWPAGHTRVWGQWSPLRGRLFPGTAIFRTHRS is encoded by the coding sequence ATGCCACCGGAGGAGCCGCCCGCGCCGGGGCGCCACGAAGCGGCCGAGCACCGGCTGGGCACCACGGCCGTCGCCTACCGCGAGGTCGGGGGCCCCGAAGCCGCGGCCGCGAACCTCGCCTGGTGGGACGCCGACGCCGACGACTACCAGGCCGAGCACGGCGGGTTCCTCGGCGACGCCGACTTCGTCTGGTGCCCGGAGGGTGTGCGCGAGGCCGACGCGCGGCTGCTCGGCGACGTCCGCGGCAAGCGCGTGCTGGAGGTCGGCTGCGGGCAGGCCGCGTGCTCGCGCTGGCTGGCGGCCCAGGGCGCCCGCCCCGTCGCGACCGACCTGTCCGCCGGCATGCTGCGCCACGCCCGCGAGGGCAACGAGCGCACCGGCGCCGGCATCCCGCTCGTGCAGGCGAACGCCGAGTACCTGCCGCTGGCGTCCGGCAGCTTCGACGCGGCCTGCTCGGCCTTCGGCGCGATCCCGTTCGTCGCCTCGGTGGACGCCGTCTTCGCCGAGGTGCACCGGGTGCTGCGGCCGGGCGCGCCGTGGGTGTTCTCGGTGACCCACCCGATGCGGTGGATCTTCCCGGACGACCCCGGCCCGCAGGGGCTCACCGTCACCCAGCCCTACTTCGACCGCACGCCGTACGTGGAGGTCGACGACGACGGCACCGCGACCTACGTCGAGTACCACCACACCCTCGGCGACTACGTGCGCGCGCTGGCCTCGGCCGGGTTCACCCTGACGGACCTCGTCGAGCCCGAATGGCCGGCGGGGCACACGCGGGTCTGGGGCCAGTGGAGCCCCTTGCGCGGCCGGCTCTTCCCGGGCACCGCGATCTTCCGCACGCACCGCTCGTGA
- the rpsA gene encoding 30S ribosomal protein S1, which produces MTIDTATAPTAPNAAPQVAINDIGSEEDFLAAIDKTIKYFNDGDIVEGTIVKVDRDEVLLDIGYKTEGVIPSRELSIKHDVDPAEVVTVGDEVEALVLQKEDKEGRLILSKKRAQYERAWGTIEELKEKDEPVKGTVIEVVKGGLILDIGLRGFLPASLVEMRRVRDLQPYVGRELEAKIIELDKNRNNVVLSRRAYLEQTQSEVRSEFLNALAKGQVRKGVVSSIVNFGAFVDLGGVDGLVHVSELSWKHIDHPSEVVEVGQEVTVEVLDVDMDRERVSLSLKATQEDPWRQFARTHAIGQIVPGKVTKLVPFGAFVRVEEGIEGLVHISELAERHVEIPEQVVQVNGDVMVKVIDIDLERRRISLSLKQANEGVTPDTEFDPAQYGMAAEYDTEGNYIYPEGFDPDTQEWQEGFDKQREEWERQYAEAHTRYEAHMKQVVKAVEADAEAAADAATGVEGGSESYTSGSTSTDTKSSGGTLASDEQLAALREKLSGGA; this is translated from the coding sequence ATGACCATCGACACCGCCACCGCCCCGACCGCCCCGAACGCGGCCCCGCAGGTCGCCATCAACGACATCGGGTCGGAGGAAGATTTCCTCGCGGCTATCGACAAGACGATCAAGTACTTCAACGATGGCGACATCGTCGAGGGCACCATCGTCAAGGTCGATCGCGACGAAGTCCTGCTCGACATCGGCTACAAGACCGAGGGTGTCATCCCCTCGCGTGAGCTGTCCATCAAGCACGATGTCGACCCGGCTGAGGTTGTCACCGTCGGCGATGAGGTCGAAGCCCTGGTTCTCCAGAAGGAGGACAAGGAAGGCCGTCTGATCCTGTCCAAGAAGCGCGCGCAGTACGAGCGCGCCTGGGGCACGATCGAGGAGCTCAAGGAGAAGGACGAGCCCGTCAAGGGCACCGTCATCGAGGTCGTCAAGGGCGGCCTCATCCTGGACATCGGCCTGCGCGGCTTCCTCCCCGCGTCCCTGGTCGAGATGCGCCGCGTCCGCGACCTGCAGCCGTACGTCGGCCGCGAGCTCGAGGCGAAGATCATCGAGCTGGACAAGAACCGCAACAACGTGGTCCTGTCCCGCCGCGCCTACCTCGAGCAGACCCAGTCCGAGGTGCGCAGCGAGTTCCTCAACGCGCTCGCCAAGGGCCAGGTCCGCAAGGGCGTCGTGTCGTCCATCGTCAACTTCGGTGCCTTCGTGGACCTGGGTGGCGTCGACGGCCTGGTGCACGTTTCCGAGCTGTCCTGGAAGCACATCGACCACCCGTCCGAGGTCGTCGAGGTCGGCCAGGAGGTCACGGTCGAGGTCCTGGACGTCGACATGGACCGCGAGCGCGTCTCGCTGTCGCTGAAGGCGACCCAGGAAGACCCGTGGCGCCAGTTCGCCCGCACCCACGCGATCGGCCAGATCGTGCCGGGCAAGGTCACCAAGCTGGTCCCGTTCGGTGCGTTCGTGCGCGTCGAAGAGGGCATCGAGGGTCTGGTCCACATCTCGGAGCTGGCCGAGCGCCACGTCGAGATCCCGGAGCAGGTCGTCCAGGTCAACGGCGACGTCATGGTCAAGGTCATCGACATCGACCTCGAGCGCCGTCGCATCTCGCTGTCGCTGAAGCAGGCGAACGAGGGTGTCACGCCGGACACCGAGTTCGACCCGGCCCAGTACGGCATGGCCGCCGAGTACGACACCGAGGGGAACTACATCTACCCCGAGGGCTTCGACCCGGACACCCAGGAGTGGCAGGAAGGCTTCGACAAGCAGCGTGAGGAGTGGGAGCGCCAGTACGCCGAGGCGCACACTCGTTACGAGGCCCACATGAAGCAGGTCGTGAAGGCCGTCGAGGCCGACGCGGAAGCCGCCGCTGACGCGGCGACCGGCGTCGAGGGTGGCTCGGAGAGCTACACCTCGGGCTCGACCTCGACCGACACGAAGAGCAGCGGCGGCACCCTCGCCTCCGACGAGCAGCTCGCGGCGCTCCGCGAGAAGCTCTCCGGCGGTGCGTGA
- a CDS encoding TetR/AcrR family transcriptional regulator has protein sequence MRPAEQGNRERFLDAALAVLFDRGVTGLTVRGVAEAAGASTISVYARFGGRTGLLDALYERTFDSLRELLEGLPPAGPDGVADLLHLAVEYRLFARESPVRYALMFERPVPGFDPDPALRSAVLRTTFTLFIARVQRVCPPGADARETAYQLWTAMHGLVGAELMLASRTPLPDWFIPPTDEANERMYRRGVVAMMTGLGLRNR, from the coding sequence ATGCGCCCCGCCGAGCAGGGCAACCGCGAGCGCTTCCTGGACGCGGCGCTGGCGGTGCTGTTCGACCGCGGCGTCACCGGGCTGACGGTCCGCGGGGTGGCCGAGGCGGCCGGCGCGTCGACGATCTCGGTGTACGCGCGGTTCGGCGGCCGCACGGGCCTGCTCGACGCGCTGTACGAGCGCACGTTCGACTCGCTGCGGGAGCTGCTGGAGGGCCTGCCGCCTGCCGGCCCGGACGGGGTCGCGGACCTGCTGCACCTGGCGGTCGAGTACCGGCTGTTCGCCCGGGAGAGCCCGGTTCGGTACGCGCTGATGTTCGAGCGCCCGGTCCCGGGGTTCGACCCCGATCCGGCGCTGCGCTCGGCGGTGCTGCGGACGACGTTCACCCTGTTCATCGCCCGCGTCCAGCGGGTGTGCCCACCGGGAGCGGACGCCCGCGAGACGGCGTACCAGCTGTGGACGGCGATGCACGGCCTGGTCGGGGCGGAGCTGATGCTGGCTTCGCGGACGCCGTTGCCGGACTGGTTCATCCCGCCGACGGACGAGGCGAACGAGCGCATGTACCGCCGCGGAGTGGTGGCGATGATGACCGGGCTGGGCCTGCGGAACCGCTGA